A genomic segment from Vagococcus zengguangii encodes:
- a CDS encoding MmcQ/YjbR family DNA-binding protein — protein MSINKKMQVLINYGQSLPYAKVYHREDWDVYYFDIFGKMFGLLSPLASQDTTLSLKNTPEQNEEWRELYPDDIIPGFHLNKKHWNTIAIANETITEELLCQLIKISYSLVCQNLKKEQKQLIAKVTEDE, from the coding sequence ATGTCAATAAATAAAAAAATGCAGGTACTTATCAATTATGGACAATCATTACCGTACGCAAAGGTTTATCATCGGGAAGATTGGGATGTCTATTATTTTGATATTTTTGGCAAAATGTTCGGGTTACTCTCGCCATTAGCTAGTCAGGACACAACATTGTCATTAAAAAATACACCCGAACAAAACGAAGAGTGGCGAGAATTGTACCCAGATGATATCATTCCGGGATTTCACCTAAACAAAAAACACTGGAATACGATAGCCATTGCTAACGAAACGATAACAGAAGAGTTGTTATGCCAATTGATAAAAATCTCCTACTCATTAGTTTGTCAAAATTTAAAGAAAGAGCAAAAACAACTTATTGCGAAGGTTACTGAAGATGAATAA
- a CDS encoding M20 family metallopeptidase produces MNIYYKKIKEVISSKLEEYQAIALDIHAHPEISNYEFYSSECLINLLISEGFAVEKGVAGHRTGFTGNYVSNKKGPTLVFLAEFDALPGIGHACGHNLFGVYSILAATALKSIIDEVGGEIRVYGTPGEEGGENGSAKGSFVREGFFDDVDAALCVHPAHQYGRTTASLANDPVDIKFFGKASHAAGAPEQGINALEALIQVFNSINSLRLHLPKDVNIHGIITDGGVAANVVPEFAAGRFYLRAANRQTLDTVYQKVENIVKGAALATGTTYEFGLFQNSVDDVIVTPSFDDVFFKHVKDLAIPEREIDLELRTSLGSSDVGNVSQVIPTIQPTVSISDDYIAGHSEEFKVAAKSEKGLSSIAIAAELLARTALDLIQEPNLLDAIKADHQHSLAKGN; encoded by the coding sequence ATGAATATTTATTATAAAAAAATCAAAGAAGTCATCTCGTCAAAATTAGAAGAATATCAAGCTATCGCATTAGATATACACGCCCACCCGGAAATAAGTAATTATGAGTTCTATTCATCTGAATGTTTAATCAACTTACTAATTAGCGAAGGATTTGCGGTTGAAAAGGGAGTGGCTGGTCACCGAACAGGTTTTACTGGAAATTATGTTTCCAACAAAAAGGGGCCAACCTTGGTATTTTTAGCTGAATTTGATGCTTTGCCAGGGATCGGGCATGCATGTGGCCATAATTTGTTTGGGGTTTATTCTATTTTGGCTGCCACTGCGCTCAAGTCGATTATTGATGAAGTCGGTGGTGAAATTCGGGTCTACGGAACACCAGGTGAAGAAGGTGGTGAAAACGGATCAGCTAAAGGAAGTTTTGTTCGCGAAGGCTTCTTCGACGATGTAGATGCGGCGCTCTGTGTTCATCCAGCCCATCAATACGGTCGTACGACTGCCTCTTTAGCAAATGATCCTGTCGATATTAAATTTTTTGGAAAAGCCTCTCATGCGGCAGGTGCTCCTGAGCAAGGAATCAACGCGCTTGAAGCCTTGATCCAAGTCTTTAATAGCATTAACAGTTTAAGGTTACATTTACCAAAAGATGTGAATATACATGGTATTATCACTGACGGTGGTGTAGCAGCTAATGTTGTACCAGAGTTTGCAGCTGGTCGTTTCTACTTGCGGGCTGCCAATCGTCAAACACTAGATACTGTCTATCAAAAAGTTGAAAATATAGTGAAAGGCGCAGCACTGGCTACTGGTACAACTTACGAATTTGGTCTGTTTCAAAATTCAGTCGATGATGTCATTGTAACACCAAGTTTTGATGACGTGTTTTTTAAACATGTTAAGGACTTAGCTATTCCTGAACGCGAAATCGATTTAGAACTTAGAACTAGCTTGGGCTCATCAGACGTCGGGAATGTTAGCCAGGTCATTCCAACTATTCAACCAACAGTTTCCATTTCAGATGACTATATAGCAGGTCATTCAGAAGAGTTTAAAGTAGCTGCTAAAAGCGAGAAAGGCTTATCATCGATTGCGATAGCGGCAGAACTTTTAGCACGAACAGCCTTGGATTTGATTCAAGAGCCTAATCTCTTAGATGCTATTAAAGCTGACCATCAACATAGTTTGGCTAAAGGCAATTAA
- a CDS encoding MetQ/NlpA family ABC transporter substrate-binding protein, protein MKKYIKSFVISAFTLTALIGCGNQAASNDSKDTQTVKLGLIGSDTDVWDDVKARLADEGITLEYVSFTDYNQPNAALNEGEVDLNSFQHQIFLDNYNAEHGTDLVSIGNTVNAPLGIYSDKLKDVKELGKNATVAIPNDVTNGGRALLLLQSAGLIKVDEAKGHTPTLSDITENKLNLAITELDASQTARALQDVDISVINSGVAVDAGFLPTQEAIFLEPVDESSKSYVNIIVARKEDENNDLYQKIVDAYQTEETAKVIEETSKGSSIPAWETFGRK, encoded by the coding sequence ATGAAAAAATATATTAAAAGTTTTGTTATCTCAGCTTTTACGTTAACAGCCTTAATCGGATGTGGTAATCAAGCGGCATCCAATGATTCAAAGGATACTCAAACGGTCAAATTAGGGTTAATCGGTTCGGATACCGATGTGTGGGACGATGTTAAAGCTCGTTTAGCAGATGAAGGCATTACCTTAGAATATGTCAGTTTTACCGATTACAATCAGCCCAATGCTGCGCTAAATGAAGGGGAAGTTGACTTGAATTCGTTCCAACACCAAATTTTTCTAGATAATTATAATGCCGAACACGGAACTGATTTGGTTTCAATTGGAAATACTGTTAATGCTCCACTTGGTATCTACTCAGACAAACTAAAAGATGTTAAGGAGCTAGGAAAAAATGCGACCGTGGCGATTCCCAATGATGTCACGAATGGAGGACGTGCGCTATTGCTTTTACAATCTGCTGGATTGATTAAAGTGGATGAAGCTAAAGGGCATACGCCAACGCTTTCGGATATCACTGAAAATAAATTGAATTTAGCTATTACCGAGTTGGATGCTTCACAAACGGCACGTGCGTTACAAGATGTCGATATTTCAGTAATAAATAGTGGCGTCGCAGTCGATGCAGGCTTCCTGCCAACCCAAGAGGCTATTTTCTTAGAGCCAGTTGATGAAAGTTCAAAAAGCTATGTTAACATCATTGTAGCGCGCAAAGAAGACGAAAATAATGACTTATATCAAAAAATAGTTGATGCTTACCAAACGGAAGAAACAGCAAAAGTTATTGAAGAAACCTCAAAAGGTTCGAGTATTCCAGCTTGGGAAACATTTGGACGTAAATAA
- a CDS encoding methionine ABC transporter permease, with protein MSEWVQQLLPNASKIPSEIIEATRQTLYMVFWTSLIAGVLGILLGVVLVVSRKDGILENRFIYQCLDKVINIVRSIPFIILLSLLALFTRFIVGTTIGEKAALVPLVIGVIPFFARQIEIALLEVNPGVIEAAQAMGTHPLGIIFRVYLVEGLAGIVRVSALTIINVIGLTTMAGAVGAGGIGNLAISRGYNRFQTDITVVATLIILVLVFISQFISNLIIKKIKHT; from the coding sequence ATGAGTGAATGGGTTCAACAATTATTACCTAATGCTAGTAAAATTCCTAGCGAAATCATTGAAGCGACCAGGCAGACACTCTATATGGTCTTTTGGACTTCGTTAATTGCAGGTGTATTAGGGATTCTATTGGGCGTCGTTTTGGTTGTGTCAAGAAAAGATGGCATATTAGAGAATCGTTTTATCTATCAATGTTTAGATAAAGTTATCAATATTGTCCGTTCTATCCCATTTATTATTTTATTATCGTTGTTGGCCCTGTTTACTCGCTTCATTGTAGGCACGACTATCGGTGAAAAAGCAGCACTTGTTCCTTTAGTCATCGGCGTTATCCCATTTTTTGCTCGCCAAATTGAAATTGCCCTATTAGAAGTAAATCCTGGTGTGATTGAAGCCGCTCAAGCAATGGGGACCCATCCATTAGGTATTATTTTTAGAGTCTATTTGGTGGAAGGGTTAGCGGGAATTGTTCGTGTTTCTGCTTTAACGATTATTAATGTCATCGGTTTAACAACAATGGCCGGCGCAGTTGGTGCAGGTGGTATTGGCAACCTTGCTATATCTCGTGGTTACAATCGTTTCCAAACAGATATTACCGTCGTTGCGACCTTAATTATTTTAGTATTAGTTTTTATTAGTCAATTTATTAGTAACCTAATTATCAAAAAAATCAAACATACTTAG
- a CDS encoding methionine ABC transporter ATP-binding protein, whose product MIELKDISVTFSGKKEVQAVKDVNLSIAKGDVFGIVGYSGAGKSTLVRVINFLQKPTAGIVQIGETVVNDLTSKQLRELRRSIGMIFQHFNLMDNRTIFDNVDFSLKYSGKSKQQRKQKVSELLELVGIADKANNYPSQLSGGQKQRVAIARALANDPEVLLCDEATSALDPKTTRQILTLLKQLNKKLNLTIVLITHEMQVVKEICNKVAVMEQGRVIEQGDCVQLFSAPQATLTKEFIRTATHVDHALATILENPKFNQLAPNECLVELSYVGEQTKEPIISQLYSKFQVVTNILYGNVEIVQEQALGSLIVTLQGDANQRQRAVDYLREQHVKVAMLSDIDRKIIDDEEGGLAS is encoded by the coding sequence ATGATTGAATTAAAAGATATCTCAGTTACATTTAGTGGGAAAAAGGAAGTTCAAGCGGTAAAAGATGTTAATTTATCCATCGCAAAGGGTGATGTTTTTGGTATTGTGGGTTATTCAGGAGCAGGTAAAAGTACATTAGTTCGCGTCATAAATTTTTTGCAAAAACCGACAGCTGGTATCGTGCAGATTGGTGAAACGGTTGTTAATGATTTGACTAGTAAACAGTTACGAGAGTTACGACGGTCGATAGGGATGATTTTCCAACATTTCAATTTAATGGACAATCGAACGATTTTTGATAATGTCGATTTTTCGTTGAAATATTCAGGGAAATCAAAACAGCAACGAAAACAAAAAGTTAGTGAATTGTTAGAATTGGTTGGTATCGCAGATAAAGCAAATAATTATCCAAGCCAATTGTCAGGTGGTCAGAAACAACGGGTTGCGATTGCGAGAGCCTTAGCAAATGACCCAGAAGTGCTATTATGCGACGAAGCAACTAGTGCCTTAGATCCAAAGACTACGCGTCAAATTCTAACATTATTAAAACAATTAAATAAAAAATTGAATTTAACCATTGTGCTAATTACACATGAAATGCAGGTGGTGAAAGAGATTTGTAACAAGGTTGCTGTTATGGAACAAGGACGTGTCATTGAGCAAGGTGACTGTGTGCAATTGTTTAGCGCACCACAAGCCACGCTTACAAAAGAATTTATTCGGACCGCTACTCATGTAGACCACGCACTAGCAACTATCCTAGAAAATCCAAAATTCAATCAATTAGCGCCCAATGAATGCTTAGTTGAATTATCTTATGTTGGTGAGCAAACCAAAGAGCCAATCATTTCACAACTCTATTCGAAGTTTCAAGTGGTGACGAATATTTTGTATGGCAATGTAGAAATTGTTCAAGAGCAAGCGTTAGGGAGCTTAATTGTGACGCTTCAAGGTGACGCTAACCAACGCCAACGGGCAGTAGATTATTTACGTGAGCAACACGTCAAAGTGGCGATGCTATCTGATATAGATCGAAAAATTATAGACGATGAAGAAGGAGGGCTTGCATCATGA
- a CDS encoding serine hydrolase: MNNKKYMMLFLGIIVGIIAFLRYWWLFIAICLFFMSYLYKEKNLKPLNNHQKRKAQAFLWIGTILVVILLGELGVQATERLDSKVSDYVSSYRNKDKPDPKVLAQQKKDKEQREKEEKQKDLSNQLVNQWKVYAQDKSPVIDIAVFDMQSNQEFHYTNQDEQPLIPTASVIKVSVLTALLHKHQEEQTELSELEISNAENMIKSSDNNATTYLIDNYLDKATSIQSLFETLEMNDSTYNYHWGQTTTTAKDQITLLKNVFLPSDYLIDSEREYIQKLMSEVDVDQAWGVGAGSSHVALKNGWLTDTNECIINSIGQVVNGDKKYLIAVLTNHDQTMTEGKQIIEQLTKITSDILFQQ, from the coding sequence ATGAATAACAAAAAATACATGATGCTTTTTTTGGGAATAATAGTAGGGATAATAGCTTTTCTTAGATATTGGTGGTTATTTATTGCAATATGTTTGTTTTTTATGAGCTATTTGTATAAAGAAAAAAATTTAAAGCCTCTTAATAATCATCAAAAAAGGAAAGCACAGGCTTTCTTGTGGATAGGGACAATCCTTGTTGTCATTCTTCTGGGAGAATTGGGTGTACAAGCAACTGAACGGTTGGATAGTAAAGTCTCAGATTATGTTTCTAGCTATCGCAATAAAGATAAGCCTGATCCTAAAGTATTAGCTCAGCAAAAGAAAGATAAAGAACAAAGAGAAAAAGAAGAAAAACAAAAAGATTTATCTAATCAGTTAGTCAATCAATGGAAAGTATACGCACAGGATAAATCACCTGTGATAGATATTGCAGTCTTTGACATGCAATCCAATCAGGAATTCCATTATACAAATCAGGATGAGCAACCTCTGATTCCTACTGCAAGTGTGATCAAGGTTTCGGTATTAACCGCACTATTACACAAACATCAAGAAGAACAAACTGAATTATCGGAACTTGAAATAAGTAACGCAGAAAACATGATTAAAAGTAGTGATAATAACGCCACAACCTATTTGATAGATAATTATTTGGATAAAGCAACATCCATTCAATCTTTATTTGAAACGTTAGAAATGAACGATTCTACTTATAATTATCATTGGGGGCAAACGACTACCACCGCAAAAGATCAAATTACATTATTAAAAAATGTCTTTCTGCCATCAGATTATTTAATTGATTCTGAAAGAGAATACATTCAAAAATTAATGTCTGAAGTGGATGTCGATCAAGCCTGGGGAGTTGGCGCAGGATCTAGTCACGTAGCCTTGAAAAATGGTTGGTTAACTGATACTAATGAGTGTATTATTAATAGTATTGGTCAGGTTGTGAATGGAGATAAGAAGTATTTGATTGCGGTTTTAACAAATCATGATCAAACGATGACTGAAGGGAAACAGATTATTGAACAATTAACCAAAATTACAAGCGATATATTATTTCAACAGTAA
- the eno gene encoding phosphopyruvate hydratase, producing the protein MPIITDVYAREVLDSRGNPTIEVEVFTESGAFGRGMVPSGASTGEYEAVELRDGDKGRYLGKGVQKAVDNVNNVIAEAIIGFDVRDQMGIDRAMIELDGTPNKGKLGANAILGVSIAAARAAADYLEVPLYHYLGGFNTKVLPTPMMNIVNGGSHSDAPIAFQEFMILPTGAPTFKEALRWGAEIFHALSKILHERGLVTAVGDEGGFAPKFEGTEDGVETILEAIKAVGLEPGKDVFLGFDCASSEFYEDGVYNYAKFEGEGAAKRTSAEQVDYLEELVNKYPIITIEDGMDENDWDGWKLLTERLGDKVQLVGDDLFVTNTTKLSEGIEKGIGNSILIKVNQIGTLTETFEAIEMAKEANYTAVISHRSGETEDSTIADIAVATNAGQIKTGSLSRTDRVAKYNQLLRIEDQLGDVAVYKGLNSFYNLKK; encoded by the coding sequence ATGCCAATTATTACAGACGTATACGCACGCGAAGTCTTAGACTCACGTGGTAACCCAACAATCGAAGTAGAAGTATTCACAGAAAGTGGTGCTTTCGGACGCGGAATGGTTCCTTCAGGAGCTTCAACTGGTGAATACGAAGCAGTTGAATTACGCGATGGCGACAAAGGTCGTTACTTAGGTAAAGGTGTACAAAAAGCTGTAGATAACGTTAACAACGTAATCGCTGAAGCTATCATCGGTTTTGACGTTCGTGACCAAATGGGAATCGACCGCGCTATGATCGAATTAGATGGTACTCCAAACAAAGGTAAATTAGGAGCTAACGCTATTTTAGGTGTTTCTATTGCTGCTGCACGTGCTGCTGCTGACTACTTAGAAGTTCCTTTATACCACTACTTAGGCGGATTCAACACTAAAGTATTACCAACTCCAATGATGAACATCGTTAACGGTGGATCTCACTCAGATGCTCCTATCGCATTCCAAGAGTTCATGATCTTACCAACTGGAGCGCCAACATTCAAAGAAGCTTTACGTTGGGGTGCTGAAATCTTCCACGCTTTATCAAAAATCTTACACGAACGTGGATTAGTAACTGCTGTAGGTGACGAAGGTGGTTTCGCTCCTAAATTTGAAGGTACTGAAGACGGCGTTGAAACAATCTTAGAAGCTATCAAAGCTGTAGGTTTAGAGCCTGGTAAAGATGTATTCTTAGGATTTGACTGTGCATCTTCAGAATTCTACGAAGACGGCGTTTACAACTACGCTAAATTCGAAGGTGAAGGCGCTGCTAAACGTACTTCAGCTGAGCAAGTTGACTACTTAGAAGAATTAGTTAACAAATACCCAATCATCACTATCGAAGACGGTATGGATGAAAACGACTGGGATGGTTGGAAATTATTAACTGAACGTTTAGGCGACAAAGTTCAATTAGTAGGTGACGATTTATTCGTAACTAACACAACTAAATTATCAGAAGGTATCGAAAAAGGTATCGGTAACTCAATCTTAATCAAAGTTAACCAAATCGGTACTTTAACTGAAACTTTCGAAGCTATCGAAATGGCTAAAGAAGCTAACTACACTGCAGTTATCTCTCACAGATCAGGTGAAACAGAAGATTCAACAATCGCTGACATCGCTGTTGCAACTAACGCTGGCCAAATCAAAACAGGTTCATTAAGCCGTACTGACCGTGTAGCTAAATACAACCAATTATTACGCATCGAAGACCAATTAGGCGACGTTGCTGTATACAAAGGATTAAACTCTTTCTACAACTTAAAAAAATAA
- the gpmI gene encoding 2,3-bisphosphoglycerate-independent phosphoglycerate mutase, with amino-acid sequence MSKAPVAIIILDGYGVRDEVVGNAVAQANKPNYDRYMAEFPHSTMKAAGLDVGLPDGQMGNSEVGHTNIGAGRIVYQSLTRIDKAIQDGEFQTNEVLLSAMDNAIEKGTDLHLFGLLSDGGVHSHQNHLYALLETAKARGVKNTYVHAFMDGRDVSPTSGLGFMEQLVAKMEELNYGSVATVSGRFYAMDRDKRWERVEKAYKAIVDGEGMKATDPVQAIKDSYENNVNDEFIVPVVIEKDGQPVATVKNDDSVIFFNFRPDRAIQLSNAFTDTEWEHFARENHPTVKFVTMTLYNPSIVAEVAYPPIEMKNVLGEVLSNAGLTQLRIAETEKYPHVTFFMNGGRNEEFPGESRILINSPKVETYDLKPEMSAYEVTDALVADIEADKHDAIILNFANPDMVGHSGMLEPTIKAIEAVDENLGRVVDAILEKGGYAVIFADHGNSETMCTPDGKPHTAHTTVPVPVIVTKKDIELRNDGRLADVAPTMLDLLNIEKPAEMTGQSLIIKK; translated from the coding sequence ATGAGTAAAGCGCCAGTAGCAATCATTATCTTAGACGGTTACGGTGTCCGTGACGAAGTCGTAGGTAATGCAGTAGCACAAGCGAACAAACCAAACTATGATCGCTACATGGCTGAATTCCCTCATAGCACTATGAAAGCCGCAGGATTAGACGTAGGTCTTCCTGACGGCCAAATGGGGAACTCAGAAGTAGGACATACAAACATTGGTGCAGGTCGTATTGTGTATCAAAGTTTAACAAGAATCGATAAAGCCATCCAAGATGGTGAATTCCAAACAAACGAAGTGTTACTTTCAGCAATGGATAACGCCATTGAAAAAGGAACAGACTTACATTTATTTGGTCTATTATCTGATGGTGGGGTTCATAGCCACCAAAATCATTTATATGCTTTATTAGAAACAGCTAAAGCACGTGGTGTTAAAAACACTTACGTTCATGCTTTCATGGACGGACGTGACGTTTCACCAACTTCAGGTTTAGGTTTCATGGAACAATTAGTAGCGAAAATGGAAGAGTTAAACTACGGTAGCGTAGCGACTGTTTCAGGTCGTTTCTATGCAATGGACCGTGACAAACGTTGGGAACGTGTTGAAAAAGCATACAAAGCAATCGTTGATGGAGAAGGTATGAAAGCAACTGATCCAGTTCAAGCGATTAAAGATTCATACGAAAACAACGTGAACGATGAATTTATCGTACCAGTTGTCATCGAAAAAGATGGTCAACCAGTAGCGACAGTTAAAAACGATGACTCAGTTATTTTCTTTAACTTCCGTCCTGACCGTGCGATTCAATTATCAAACGCGTTCACTGATACAGAGTGGGAACATTTCGCTCGTGAAAACCACCCAACAGTGAAATTCGTTACCATGACATTGTATAACCCAAGCATTGTTGCAGAAGTTGCTTACCCACCAATCGAAATGAAAAACGTTCTCGGTGAAGTACTTTCAAATGCTGGATTAACTCAATTACGTATTGCGGAAACTGAAAAGTATCCTCACGTAACGTTCTTCATGAACGGTGGACGTAACGAAGAATTCCCAGGTGAAAGCCGTATTTTAATCAACTCACCAAAAGTTGAAACTTACGACTTGAAACCTGAAATGAGTGCTTACGAAGTAACAGATGCATTAGTGGCCGATATCGAAGCTGATAAACACGATGCGATCATCTTAAACTTCGCTAACCCAGATATGGTTGGTCACTCAGGAATGTTAGAACCAACAATCAAAGCGATTGAAGCAGTAGACGAAAACTTAGGTCGAGTGGTTGACGCTATCCTTGAAAAAGGTGGTTACGCTGTAATTTTTGCCGATCATGGTAACTCTGAAACAATGTGTACACCAGATGGTAAACCACATACAGCTCACACAACAGTGCCAGTACCAGTTATCGTTACTAAGAAAGACATTGAATTACGCAACGATGGCCGCTTAGCTGACGTAGCACCTACAATGTTGGACTTATTAAACATTGAAAAACCAGCCGAAATGACTGGTCAATCATTAATTATTAAGAAATAA
- the tpiA gene encoding triose-phosphate isomerase, with amino-acid sequence MRKPIIAGNWKMNKTLAEAQSFAEAVKGNVPSNDVVDAVIGSPALFLAPLASNLEGTDVKLAAQNCYFENAGAFTGENSPAAIADLGVQYVIIGHSERREYFHETDEDINKKAKAIFANGMTPIFCCGESLETYEAGQTAEWIEGQITNGLVDLTAEQVSSMVIAYEPIWAIGTGKSADANIADEICGVVRSTVEKLYGSDVASKVRIQYGGSVKPENIAEYMAKENVDGALVGGASLEAESFLALLEAVK; translated from the coding sequence ATGCGTAAACCTATTATTGCAGGTAACTGGAAAATGAATAAAACTTTAGCAGAAGCTCAAAGCTTTGCTGAAGCTGTGAAAGGTAATGTGCCATCAAATGATGTAGTAGATGCTGTTATCGGCTCACCAGCATTATTTTTAGCACCATTAGCTTCAAACTTAGAAGGAACAGACGTTAAATTAGCAGCACAAAACTGCTACTTTGAAAACGCTGGGGCATTCACTGGTGAAAACTCACCAGCTGCAATCGCTGATTTAGGCGTACAATATGTAATTATTGGACATTCAGAACGCCGTGAATACTTCCATGAAACAGACGAAGATATTAACAAAAAAGCTAAAGCTATTTTTGCTAACGGTATGACACCAATCTTCTGTTGTGGTGAATCTTTAGAAACTTACGAAGCTGGTCAAACAGCTGAGTGGATCGAAGGCCAAATCACTAATGGTTTAGTAGACTTAACTGCTGAGCAAGTAAGCTCAATGGTTATCGCTTATGAACCAATCTGGGCTATCGGAACTGGTAAATCAGCTGACGCTAACATCGCAGACGAAATCTGTGGAGTAGTTCGTTCAACAGTTGAAAAATTATACGGTTCTGACGTAGCATCAAAAGTACGTATCCAATACGGTGGTTCAGTTAAACCTGAAAACATCGCTGAATACATGGCTAAAGAAAACGTAGACGGTGCCCTAGTAGGTGGCGCTAGTTTAGAAGCTGAGTCATTCTTAGCATTATTGGAGGCAGTAAAATAA
- a CDS encoding phosphoglycerate kinase: MAKKTVKDLELKDKKVLVRVDFNVPLKDGVITDDNRIVAALPTIEYIVEQGGKAILFSHLGRVKTEEDKEGKSLAPVAARLGELLGKEVTFVPETRGEVLETAIANMKDGDVLVFENTRFEDIDGKKESGNDAELGKYWASLGDVFVNDAFGTAHRAHASNVGIASNLETAAGFLMEKEIEFIGGAVDAPKRPFVAILGGAKVSDKIGVIENLIDKADKILIGGGMSYTFMTAQGKEVGLSLVEKDKVELAKELLEKAGDKLVLPVDFGVTKEFADIPATYVAEIPADQESLDIGPKTIELYTELLQGAKTVVWNGPMGVFEMSNYAKGTIGVCEAIANLEDATTIIGGGDSAAAAIQLGYADKFSHISTGGGASLEYLEGKKLPGVEAISEK, from the coding sequence ATGGCTAAGAAAACTGTTAAAGATTTAGAATTGAAAGATAAAAAGGTACTTGTTCGTGTTGACTTCAACGTACCATTGAAAGATGGTGTTATCACTGATGATAACCGTATCGTTGCTGCTTTACCAACTATCGAATACATCGTTGAACAAGGTGGAAAAGCTATTTTATTCTCACATTTAGGTCGTGTTAAGACTGAAGAAGATAAAGAAGGTAAATCTTTAGCTCCAGTTGCAGCTCGCTTAGGTGAATTATTAGGTAAAGAAGTGACTTTCGTACCTGAAACACGTGGTGAAGTTTTAGAAACAGCTATCGCTAACATGAAAGACGGCGATGTTTTAGTATTTGAAAACACTCGTTTCGAAGATATCGACGGTAAAAAAGAAAGCGGCAATGACGCTGAATTAGGTAAATACTGGGCTTCATTAGGTGATGTATTTGTAAACGATGCATTCGGTACAGCTCACCGTGCTCATGCTTCAAACGTAGGTATTGCTTCTAACTTAGAAACAGCTGCTGGTTTCTTAATGGAAAAAGAAATCGAATTTATTGGTGGCGCAGTTGATGCACCAAAACGCCCATTTGTAGCGATTTTAGGTGGAGCAAAAGTTTCAGATAAAATTGGCGTAATCGAAAATCTAATCGACAAAGCTGACAAAATCTTAATCGGTGGTGGTATGTCTTATACCTTCATGACTGCTCAAGGTAAAGAAGTTGGTTTATCATTAGTTGAAAAAGATAAAGTTGAATTAGCAAAAGAATTATTAGAAAAAGCTGGCGACAAATTAGTTTTACCAGTTGATTTCGGTGTAACAAAAGAATTTGCTGATATCCCAGCTACATACGTTGCTGAAATCCCAGCAGATCAAGAATCATTAGATATCGGACCAAAAACAATCGAATTATACACTGAGTTATTACAAGGTGCTAAAACAGTTGTATGGAACGGACCTATGGGTGTATTCGAAATGTCTAACTACGCTAAAGGAACAATCGGTGTATGTGAAGCAATCGCTAACTTAGAAGATGCAACAACAATCATCGGTGGTGGAGACTCTGCAGCAGCAGCTATCCAATTAGGTTACGCTGACAAATTCTCTCACATTTCTACAGGTGGCGGTGCGTCATTAGAATACTTAGAAGGTAAAAAATTACCAGGCGTAGAAGCTATTTCAGAAAAATAA